A stretch of the Festucalex cinctus isolate MCC-2025b chromosome 20, RoL_Fcin_1.0, whole genome shotgun sequence genome encodes the following:
- the adgrg2a gene encoding uncharacterized protein adgrg2a isoform X2, producing the protein MDTKSTKSVRRRTGRCASILLQVLRLFLLAAAPATASGYFLGDTKAVLNGCKDHWSLQESRSMPSLLQMSVCLDVRVLAPGAWVAFSYSSVDAPRPELGLEGNEGAVYGWLLGVRHRFPVSLSLAHWHRVCLRRDVPGKSFSLELNGRLVAKRTVIAQAVPASGSLWLGCRPRQWPRGAELGQVEVYMFRMWADLARHGPCEDGTVIGWSARFWGVTSPRARQTDRNLHCAQASESGPSFSPATVSTSPANHHQSEPPSVTVTPSGPLGKTSPTVGSPLLTTLPGIISVSEGKTRLDITRSSTFTTSEVSSPPTSLAPPTDYSPANYISSSTKTLHVSSHKSNHTTIDPLRPPASNTLEINVTTVNKITPLIKDTSQYSPTTTSSTSDYNLATHYKGFAHLSNDNTIHTLHPSSNDTLDYNVTTVSEIKPLIKDSPQSDRTTLSTSDYNVATHKAFLHLPNDTRGYNLTNDFALPSADNTLEYNVTTVSAIAPLIKDTSKYNLTTLSAPDYNVTAHYKSLTTEKKMYNVTSNLLLPLVEYNATTVSTITPHIEDMPPYNLTTPSSTSVHNVTALKGLSRLINNTTMFHETTDRLPSDNSVLEYNITTVSTITPVIKDTSLYNLTPSLTSVDDVNTHNLQTNGPTVYNVTAADTSSPTDTPDLNATTLSTITYLIKDTSLDNLTTALSTLVDNVTTRKIFTKDSTVSNVTATSTTPTDLTDVHGTTVSAKIPIIQDMSQDNQTTASPQSVNNVTTHYKASLSSASRTTENNETTADNLLDMHNSTPPSKPTFTPTTADDVQLDNVTTKHYDAAAYNHTKHHQTSTDVNYQNASISSKNNKHPTSYHLTTSNNVTPPTNHTTNATIGAIDSATINNHEDTPTESTRNTVGTSRELFAQSSTTMTATTTETLQRNNTVPESSSPGAKKNLEAQADKLLEKTRDASQLNSSQVAKLVSELEKLVEAPAVSQTLAKKAVGIVSNLMEGDPLALAASSHRIVGVVEDLGLKVVVSDDPVVLSSASLVLAVRKVDGSDFPEMSVNIFNTEHVQMSNGGSRSRKRDATMASVYLPSSITEPLSVDQRKQVHRVQFTFYSQAILFQDSTLNNLTVVSPVLASSVSNASLSNLTDGIRFTIQNGRPVHANYAAVCAFWDFAMNGGAGGWSSAGCSVVSATSWGTTCTCNHLTSFAILLDLSRGGINDARQAQILTFITYIGCGLSAVFLAATLLTYLSFGKLLRDIPAKILVQLCLSLLLLNLVYLLDGWLAQYPAGGLCIGAAFFLHYFLLTSFTWAGLEALHMYLSIVRVFTPYLSRYMLKFALVGWGVPVAVVVVVISVDKDNYGLVAYGRYTDGASGEFCWLRSDAAFYAGVVAYFVLVFASCLLVFVVVLAQLARIKKQNPHNQSPQRGLAADLRSVAGLVALLGLAWGFALFAWGPLRLPFLYLFTLFNSLQGFFVFVFHCACKENVRRQWRTFLCCGHLRLAENSDWSRTAARDKRNFSVTTSSVSARQIASRSSSLVSSNSASSVFADSGMSEGSSSDVVLNELHRQTVVGC; encoded by the exons ATGGATACCAAGAGCACAAAAAGCGTCAG GAGGAGGACTGGTCGGTGCGCCTCCATTTTGCTCCAAGTCCTCCGGCTTTTCCTTTTGGCTGCTGCTCCAGCCACAG CGTCTGGTTACTTCCTGGGGGACACCAAAGCGGTTCTGAACGGCTGCAAGGACCACTGGAGCCTGCAGGAGAGCAGGTCCATGCCGTCGCTGTTGCAGATGAGCGTGTGCCTGGACGTGCGAGTGCTCGCTCCCGGGGCCTGGGTGGCCTTCTCCTACAGCTCGGTCGATGCGCCCAGGCCGGAGCTGGGCCTGGAGGGGAACGAGGGGGCGGTGTACGGTTGGCTGCTGGGGGTCCGCCACCGCTTCCCCGTCAGTCTGTCCTTGGCTCACTGGCACAGGGTGTGCTTGAGGAGGGATGTGCCCGGAAAGTCTTTCAGCCTGGAG CTGAACGGACGTCTGGTGGCCAAGCGGACGGTGATCGCCCAGGCCGTCCCCGCCTCGGGGTCCCTGTGGCTCGGCTGTCGTCCTCGGCAGTGGCCGCGCGGCGCGGAGCTGGGCCAGGTGGAGGTATACATGTTCCGGATGTGGGCCGACCTGGCCCGGCACGGCCCCTGCGAGGACGGCACCGTCATCGGCTGGAGCGCTCGCTTCTGGGGCGTCACCAGTCCCAGGGCTCGGCAGACCGACCGCAACCTCCATTGTG cACAAGCATCTGAATCTGGGCCTTCTTTCTCCCCTGCAACTG TTTCGACATCTCCAGCCAACCACCATCAAAGTGAGCCTCCATCAGTCACAGTGACACCTAGTGGCCCCCTGGGCAAAACTTCACCTACTGTAGGAAGTCCATTACTGACGACACTTCCTGGCATAATATCAGTAAGCGAGGGGAAGACACGATTGGACATCACTCGCTCCTCCACCTTCACCACCAGCGAAGTCTCGTCTCCACCTACAAGTTTAGCCCCGCCCACGGACTACAGCCCAGCCAATTACATCTCAAGTAGCACCAAGACACTTCATGTAAGCTCACACAAATCAAACCATACAACAATTGACCCGTTACGTCCGCCTGCTAGCAACACACTTGAGATCAATGtaactacagtaaataaaatcaCACCCCTCATCAAAGACACGTCACAGTACAGCCCAACTACAACGTCCTCCACATCTGACTACAATCTAGCGACACACTACAAAGGATTTGCACATCTTTCAAATGACAACACAATACACACATTACACCCATCTTCTAACGACACACTTGACTACAATGTAACTACAGTGAGCGAAATAAAACCCCTCATCAAAGACAGCCCACAGTCCGACCGTACTACACTATCCACATCTGACTACAATGTAGCAACACACAAAGCTTTTTTGCACCTTCCAAATGACACGAGGGGGTACAACTTAACAAACGACTTTGCACTGCCATCTGCTGACAACACACTTGAGTACAATGTAACTACGGTAAGTGCAATCGCACCCCTCATCAAAGACACATCAAAGTACAACCTAACTACACTTTCAGCACCAGATTACAACGTAACTGCACACTACAAATCTTtgacaacagaaaaaaagatgTACAACGTAACGTCTAATTTATTACTACCACTTGTTGAGTACAATGCAACTACAGTAAGTACAATAACACCCCACATCGAAGACATGCCACCATACAACCTAACTACACCTTCCTCGACATCAGTCCACAATGTAACTGCACTCAAAGGATTGTCACGTCTTATAAATAACACAACAATGTTCCATGAAACAACTGACAGATTGCCATCTGATAACAGCGTACTTGAGTACAACATAACTACAGTAAGTACAATAACACCTGTCATCAAAGACACATCACTATACAACCTAACACCTTCCTTGACATCAGTTGACGATGTAAATACAcacaatttgcaaacaaatGGCCCAACAGTGTACAATGTCACAGCAGCCGACACATCATCACCCACTGACACACCAGACCTCAATGCGACTACACTAAGTACCATAACATACCTAATCAAAGACACATCACTAGATAACCTAACTACAGCGCTCTCTACATTAGTTGACAATGTAACTACAcgcaaaatatttacaaaagacaGCACAGTGTCCAACGTCACAGCAACCAGCACAACACCGACTGACCTAACAGACGTCCATGGAACTACAGTAAGTGCGAAAATCCCTATCATCCAAGACATGTCACAAGACAACCAAACTACAGCGTCCCCTCAATCAGTCAACAATGTCACAACACACTATAAAGCATCTCTGTCCAGTGCCAGTCGCACAACAGAGAACAATGAAACCACAGCCGACAACCTCCTAGATATGCACAACAGTACACCTCCCAGCAAGCCGACATTTACACCGACAACCGCCGATGATGTGCAACTGGACAACGTAACCACCAAACATTACGACGCTGCTGCCTACAATCACACAAAGCACCACCAAACTTCGACAGATGTCAACTATCAGAACGCAAGCATTAgctccaaaaacaacaaacatcccACTTCTTACCATCTGACAACGTCCAACAACGTGACACCACCGACCAACCACACCACGAATGCCACAATTGGAGCAATTGATAGCGCAACAATCAACAATCACGAGGACACGCCCACAGAATCAACGCGCAACACAGTTGGAACCTCCCGGGAACTCTTTGCTCAAAGCTCTACCACTATGACCGCAACTACAACCGAGACACTTCAAAGAAACAACACCGTTCCAGAGTCGTCTTCACCTG GCGCAAAGAAGAACCTGGAGGCGCAAGCGGACAAACTTCTGGAAAAAACTCGAGATGCATCTCAGCTCAACTCCTCACAG GTGGCAAAGTTGGTGTCGGAGCTGGAGAAGCTTGTGGAGGCTCCCGCCGTGTCGCAAACTTTGGCCAAGAAAGCCGTTGGCATCGTCAGCAACCTGATGGAGGGCGACCCCCTTGCCCTCGCTGCGTCCTCCCACAG GATCGTTGGAGTAGTGGAAGACTTGGGTCTCAAGGTGGTTGTGAGCGATGACCCTGTGGTCCTCTCATCCGCTTCACTGGTCCTGGCTGTCCGGAAAGTGGACGGAAGTGACTTTCCAGAGATGTCCGTCAACATCTTCAACACTGAGCATGTTCAG ATGAGCAACGGCGGCAGCAGATCCAGGAAGCGGGACGCCACCATGGCTTCGGTCTATCTGCCGTCTTCCATTACGGAGCCATTGAGCGTTGACCAGCGCAAGCAAGTCCACAGGGTCCAGTTCACATTCTACAGTCAAGCCATCCTCTTCCAg GACAGCACATTGAACAATCTGACTGTGGTGAGTCCAGTGTTGGCGTCCAGCGTAAGCAACGCGTCACTAAGCAACCTGACCGACGGCATTCGCTTCAccattcaaaatggccgacctgTCCAC GCGAACTACGCGGCTGTTTGCGCCTTTTGGGACTTTGCCATGAACG GCGGTGCGGGCGGTTGGAGCTCGGCCGGCTGCTCCGTGGTGAGCGCCACGTCGTGGGGAACGACGTGCACTTGCAACCACCTCACTTCCTTCGCTATACTGCTG GATCTGTCCCGAGGCGGGATAAACGACGCCCGGCAGGCACAAATTCTCACCTTTATCACTTATATTGGCTGCGGCCTTTCAGCTGTTTTTCTGGCTGCCACCTTGCTGACGTACCTTTCTTTTGG GAAGTTGCTGCGCGACATTCCGGCCAAGATCCTGGTGCAGCTGTGCCTGTCGCTGCTCCTCCTCAACCTGGTGTACCTGCTGGACGGCTGGCTGGCGCAGTACCCGGCCGGCGGCCTGTGCATTGGCGCCGCCTTCTTCCTGCACTACTTCCTGCTCACCTCCTTCACCTGGGCGGGGCTGGAGGCCCTGCACATGTACCTGAGCATCGTGCGGGTCTTCACGCCGTACCTCAGCAGATACATGCTCAAGTTTGCGCTCGTCGGCTGGG GGGTTCCAGTCGCGGTGGTGGTTGTGGTGATCTCGGTGGACAAAGACAATTATGGCCTGGTTGCATACGGAAGGTACACCGATGGCGCCTCTGGCGAATT ctgCTGGCTTCGCAGCGACGCGGCCTTCTACGCCGGCGTGGTGGCCTACTTCGTGCTGGTGTTCGCCTCGTGCCTGCTGGTGTTCGTTGTGGTGCTGGCGCAGCTGGCACGCATCAAGAAGCAGAACCCGCACAACCAGTCGCCGCAGCGCGGCCTGGCCGCCGACCTGCGTAGCGTGGCCGGCCTGGTGGCGCTGCTGGGCCTGGCCTGGGGATTCGCACTCTTCGCCTGGGGGCCACTGCGCTTGCCCTTCCTTTACCTCTTCACGCTCTTTAACTCCCTGCAAG
- the adgrg2a gene encoding uncharacterized protein adgrg2a isoform X1: MDTKSTKSVRRRTGRCASILLQVLRLFLLAAAPATASGYFLGDTKAVLNGCKDHWSLQESRSMPSLLQMSVCLDVRVLAPGAWVAFSYSSVDAPRPELGLEGNEGAVYGWLLGVRHRFPVSLSLAHWHRVCLRRDVPGKSFSLELNGRLVAKRTVIAQAVPASGSLWLGCRPRQWPRGAELGQVEVYMFRMWADLARHGPCEDGTVIGWSARFWGVTSPRARQTDRNLHCAQASESGPSFSPATVSTSPANHHQSEPPSVTVTPSGPLGKTSPTVGSPLLTTLPGIISVSEGKTRLDITRSSTFTTSEVSSPPTSLAPPTDYSPANYISSSTKTLHVSSHKSNHTTIDPLRPPASNTLEINVTTVNKITPLIKDTSQYSPTTTSSTSDYNLATHYKGFAHLSNDNTIHTLHPSSNDTLDYNVTTVSEIKPLIKDSPQSDRTTLSTSDYNVATHKAFLHLPNDTRGYNLTNDFALPSADNTLEYNVTTVSAIAPLIKDTSKYNLTTLSAPDYNVTAHYKSLTTEKKMYNVTSNLLLPLVEYNATTVSTITPHIEDMPPYNLTTPSSTSVHNVTALKGLSRLINNTTMFHETTDRLPSDNSVLEYNITTVSTITPVIKDTSLYNLTPSLTSVDDVNTHNLQTNGPTVYNVTAADTSSPTDTPDLNATTLSTITYLIKDTSLDNLTTALSTLVDNVTTRKIFTKDSTVSNVTATSTTPTDLTDVHGTTVSAKIPIIQDMSQDNQTTASPQSVNNVTTHYKASLSSASRTTENNETTADNLLDMHNSTPPSKPTFTPTTADDVQLDNVTTKHYDAAAYNHTKHHQTSTDVNYQNASISSKNNKHPTSYHLTTSNNVTPPTNHTTNATIGAIDSATINNHEDTPTESTRNTVGTSRELFAQSSTTMTATTTETLQRNNTVPESSSPGIGMTSTLSSGAKKNLEAQADKLLEKTRDASQLNSSQVAKLVSELEKLVEAPAVSQTLAKKAVGIVSNLMEGDPLALAASSHRIVGVVEDLGLKVVVSDDPVVLSSASLVLAVRKVDGSDFPEMSVNIFNTEHVQMSNGGSRSRKRDATMASVYLPSSITEPLSVDQRKQVHRVQFTFYSQAILFQDSTLNNLTVVSPVLASSVSNASLSNLTDGIRFTIQNGRPVHANYAAVCAFWDFAMNGGAGGWSSAGCSVVSATSWGTTCTCNHLTSFAILLDLSRGGINDARQAQILTFITYIGCGLSAVFLAATLLTYLSFGKLLRDIPAKILVQLCLSLLLLNLVYLLDGWLAQYPAGGLCIGAAFFLHYFLLTSFTWAGLEALHMYLSIVRVFTPYLSRYMLKFALVGWGVPVAVVVVVISVDKDNYGLVAYGRYTDGASGEFCWLRSDAAFYAGVVAYFVLVFASCLLVFVVVLAQLARIKKQNPHNQSPQRGLAADLRSVAGLVALLGLAWGFALFAWGPLRLPFLYLFTLFNSLQGFFVFVFHCACKENVRRQWRTFLCCGHLRLAENSDWSRTAARDKRNFSVTTSSVSARQIASRSSSLVSSNSASSVFADSGMSEGSSSDVVLNELHRQTVVGC, translated from the exons ATGGATACCAAGAGCACAAAAAGCGTCAG GAGGAGGACTGGTCGGTGCGCCTCCATTTTGCTCCAAGTCCTCCGGCTTTTCCTTTTGGCTGCTGCTCCAGCCACAG CGTCTGGTTACTTCCTGGGGGACACCAAAGCGGTTCTGAACGGCTGCAAGGACCACTGGAGCCTGCAGGAGAGCAGGTCCATGCCGTCGCTGTTGCAGATGAGCGTGTGCCTGGACGTGCGAGTGCTCGCTCCCGGGGCCTGGGTGGCCTTCTCCTACAGCTCGGTCGATGCGCCCAGGCCGGAGCTGGGCCTGGAGGGGAACGAGGGGGCGGTGTACGGTTGGCTGCTGGGGGTCCGCCACCGCTTCCCCGTCAGTCTGTCCTTGGCTCACTGGCACAGGGTGTGCTTGAGGAGGGATGTGCCCGGAAAGTCTTTCAGCCTGGAG CTGAACGGACGTCTGGTGGCCAAGCGGACGGTGATCGCCCAGGCCGTCCCCGCCTCGGGGTCCCTGTGGCTCGGCTGTCGTCCTCGGCAGTGGCCGCGCGGCGCGGAGCTGGGCCAGGTGGAGGTATACATGTTCCGGATGTGGGCCGACCTGGCCCGGCACGGCCCCTGCGAGGACGGCACCGTCATCGGCTGGAGCGCTCGCTTCTGGGGCGTCACCAGTCCCAGGGCTCGGCAGACCGACCGCAACCTCCATTGTG cACAAGCATCTGAATCTGGGCCTTCTTTCTCCCCTGCAACTG TTTCGACATCTCCAGCCAACCACCATCAAAGTGAGCCTCCATCAGTCACAGTGACACCTAGTGGCCCCCTGGGCAAAACTTCACCTACTGTAGGAAGTCCATTACTGACGACACTTCCTGGCATAATATCAGTAAGCGAGGGGAAGACACGATTGGACATCACTCGCTCCTCCACCTTCACCACCAGCGAAGTCTCGTCTCCACCTACAAGTTTAGCCCCGCCCACGGACTACAGCCCAGCCAATTACATCTCAAGTAGCACCAAGACACTTCATGTAAGCTCACACAAATCAAACCATACAACAATTGACCCGTTACGTCCGCCTGCTAGCAACACACTTGAGATCAATGtaactacagtaaataaaatcaCACCCCTCATCAAAGACACGTCACAGTACAGCCCAACTACAACGTCCTCCACATCTGACTACAATCTAGCGACACACTACAAAGGATTTGCACATCTTTCAAATGACAACACAATACACACATTACACCCATCTTCTAACGACACACTTGACTACAATGTAACTACAGTGAGCGAAATAAAACCCCTCATCAAAGACAGCCCACAGTCCGACCGTACTACACTATCCACATCTGACTACAATGTAGCAACACACAAAGCTTTTTTGCACCTTCCAAATGACACGAGGGGGTACAACTTAACAAACGACTTTGCACTGCCATCTGCTGACAACACACTTGAGTACAATGTAACTACGGTAAGTGCAATCGCACCCCTCATCAAAGACACATCAAAGTACAACCTAACTACACTTTCAGCACCAGATTACAACGTAACTGCACACTACAAATCTTtgacaacagaaaaaaagatgTACAACGTAACGTCTAATTTATTACTACCACTTGTTGAGTACAATGCAACTACAGTAAGTACAATAACACCCCACATCGAAGACATGCCACCATACAACCTAACTACACCTTCCTCGACATCAGTCCACAATGTAACTGCACTCAAAGGATTGTCACGTCTTATAAATAACACAACAATGTTCCATGAAACAACTGACAGATTGCCATCTGATAACAGCGTACTTGAGTACAACATAACTACAGTAAGTACAATAACACCTGTCATCAAAGACACATCACTATACAACCTAACACCTTCCTTGACATCAGTTGACGATGTAAATACAcacaatttgcaaacaaatGGCCCAACAGTGTACAATGTCACAGCAGCCGACACATCATCACCCACTGACACACCAGACCTCAATGCGACTACACTAAGTACCATAACATACCTAATCAAAGACACATCACTAGATAACCTAACTACAGCGCTCTCTACATTAGTTGACAATGTAACTACAcgcaaaatatttacaaaagacaGCACAGTGTCCAACGTCACAGCAACCAGCACAACACCGACTGACCTAACAGACGTCCATGGAACTACAGTAAGTGCGAAAATCCCTATCATCCAAGACATGTCACAAGACAACCAAACTACAGCGTCCCCTCAATCAGTCAACAATGTCACAACACACTATAAAGCATCTCTGTCCAGTGCCAGTCGCACAACAGAGAACAATGAAACCACAGCCGACAACCTCCTAGATATGCACAACAGTACACCTCCCAGCAAGCCGACATTTACACCGACAACCGCCGATGATGTGCAACTGGACAACGTAACCACCAAACATTACGACGCTGCTGCCTACAATCACACAAAGCACCACCAAACTTCGACAGATGTCAACTATCAGAACGCAAGCATTAgctccaaaaacaacaaacatcccACTTCTTACCATCTGACAACGTCCAACAACGTGACACCACCGACCAACCACACCACGAATGCCACAATTGGAGCAATTGATAGCGCAACAATCAACAATCACGAGGACACGCCCACAGAATCAACGCGCAACACAGTTGGAACCTCCCGGGAACTCTTTGCTCAAAGCTCTACCACTATGACCGCAACTACAACCGAGACACTTCAAAGAAACAACACCGTTCCAGAGTCGTCTTCACCTG GTATCGGAATGACGTCTACGTTGTCTTCAGGCGCAAAGAAGAACCTGGAGGCGCAAGCGGACAAACTTCTGGAAAAAACTCGAGATGCATCTCAGCTCAACTCCTCACAG GTGGCAAAGTTGGTGTCGGAGCTGGAGAAGCTTGTGGAGGCTCCCGCCGTGTCGCAAACTTTGGCCAAGAAAGCCGTTGGCATCGTCAGCAACCTGATGGAGGGCGACCCCCTTGCCCTCGCTGCGTCCTCCCACAG GATCGTTGGAGTAGTGGAAGACTTGGGTCTCAAGGTGGTTGTGAGCGATGACCCTGTGGTCCTCTCATCCGCTTCACTGGTCCTGGCTGTCCGGAAAGTGGACGGAAGTGACTTTCCAGAGATGTCCGTCAACATCTTCAACACTGAGCATGTTCAG ATGAGCAACGGCGGCAGCAGATCCAGGAAGCGGGACGCCACCATGGCTTCGGTCTATCTGCCGTCTTCCATTACGGAGCCATTGAGCGTTGACCAGCGCAAGCAAGTCCACAGGGTCCAGTTCACATTCTACAGTCAAGCCATCCTCTTCCAg GACAGCACATTGAACAATCTGACTGTGGTGAGTCCAGTGTTGGCGTCCAGCGTAAGCAACGCGTCACTAAGCAACCTGACCGACGGCATTCGCTTCAccattcaaaatggccgacctgTCCAC GCGAACTACGCGGCTGTTTGCGCCTTTTGGGACTTTGCCATGAACG GCGGTGCGGGCGGTTGGAGCTCGGCCGGCTGCTCCGTGGTGAGCGCCACGTCGTGGGGAACGACGTGCACTTGCAACCACCTCACTTCCTTCGCTATACTGCTG GATCTGTCCCGAGGCGGGATAAACGACGCCCGGCAGGCACAAATTCTCACCTTTATCACTTATATTGGCTGCGGCCTTTCAGCTGTTTTTCTGGCTGCCACCTTGCTGACGTACCTTTCTTTTGG GAAGTTGCTGCGCGACATTCCGGCCAAGATCCTGGTGCAGCTGTGCCTGTCGCTGCTCCTCCTCAACCTGGTGTACCTGCTGGACGGCTGGCTGGCGCAGTACCCGGCCGGCGGCCTGTGCATTGGCGCCGCCTTCTTCCTGCACTACTTCCTGCTCACCTCCTTCACCTGGGCGGGGCTGGAGGCCCTGCACATGTACCTGAGCATCGTGCGGGTCTTCACGCCGTACCTCAGCAGATACATGCTCAAGTTTGCGCTCGTCGGCTGGG GGGTTCCAGTCGCGGTGGTGGTTGTGGTGATCTCGGTGGACAAAGACAATTATGGCCTGGTTGCATACGGAAGGTACACCGATGGCGCCTCTGGCGAATT ctgCTGGCTTCGCAGCGACGCGGCCTTCTACGCCGGCGTGGTGGCCTACTTCGTGCTGGTGTTCGCCTCGTGCCTGCTGGTGTTCGTTGTGGTGCTGGCGCAGCTGGCACGCATCAAGAAGCAGAACCCGCACAACCAGTCGCCGCAGCGCGGCCTGGCCGCCGACCTGCGTAGCGTGGCCGGCCTGGTGGCGCTGCTGGGCCTGGCCTGGGGATTCGCACTCTTCGCCTGGGGGCCACTGCGCTTGCCCTTCCTTTACCTCTTCACGCTCTTTAACTCCCTGCAAG